Proteins from a single region of Burkholderiales bacterium:
- the hisB gene encoding imidazoleglycerol-phosphate dehydratase HisB encodes MRSAQMTRNTRETQISVTLNLDGSGVAKLDSGIAFFDHMLDQVARHGAFDLDIKAAGDLAIDAHHTVEDIGITLGQAFAIAIGDKRGVRRYGHAYVPLDEALSRVVIDVSGRPGLVFDIDFTRARIGEFDVDLVREFFQGFVNHALVTLHIDNMRGINAHHQCETAFKAFGRALRMAVETDERQAGELPSTKGML; translated from the coding sequence ATGCGTAGCGCGCAAATGACCCGCAACACCAGGGAAACGCAGATTAGCGTCACGCTGAATCTAGATGGTTCGGGCGTGGCGAAACTCGACAGCGGCATTGCGTTTTTCGATCATATGCTCGATCAGGTTGCGCGCCACGGCGCGTTCGATCTCGACATCAAGGCGGCCGGCGACCTCGCGATCGATGCGCATCACACGGTCGAAGACATCGGCATCACGCTCGGCCAGGCTTTCGCGATAGCGATCGGAGACAAGCGCGGCGTGCGCCGCTACGGGCACGCCTATGTGCCGCTCGATGAAGCGCTGTCGCGCGTGGTGATCGATGTGTCGGGCCGTCCCGGACTGGTTTTCGATATCGACTTCACGCGCGCGCGCATCGGCGAATTCGATGTCGATCTGGTCCGTGAATTCTTCCAGGGCTTCGTCAATCACGCGCTCGTTACCTTGCATATCGACAATATGCGCGGCATCAATGCGCATCATCAATGCGAGACGGCGTTCAAGGCATTCGGTCGCGCGTTGCGCATGGCGGTCGAAACCGATGAACGGCAGGCAGGGGAACTGCCATCGACCAAGGGTATGCTCTAA